A DNA window from Melanotaenia boesemani isolate fMelBoe1 chromosome 6, fMelBoe1.pri, whole genome shotgun sequence contains the following coding sequences:
- the erfl1 gene encoding gastrula zinc finger protein XlCGF57.1 isoform X1, whose product MKMKSGKKKAKRGEDQHDDITVKTERELEQEREVQEDSFEEYANGEDLNIQIKDEPLSLDISEGHSGDTSSSLETKPDTINDGHDHQTGIKVESDSDHQPEDELNGATVKQESESWMKDEAEEEEEEEEEEEEEAGNSQEDFEEEVCTESSSQFFPCPHCTVSFTDLEFLEKHVKWVHQKEYLANLKKCLPNHTLSFIPKHNCTICSSSFKSKVHLRVHMREVHPSAPPRRLHPCPTCARSFQYLKNLKNHCQRWHNMSVVTRGGHLSCADCGKSFKATWGQGPHLCNEDNTEPEDKPICLDTGVQCPQCGKKVSTPQSLEDHMRTHTGDRPFVCKDCGRRFVERSSWRQHMKIHSGEKPFKCDVCGKAFIRSHHLKCHLTTHSGKKEYSCPECGKEFGFKSSLDLHVRTHSSERPFHCIVCGKNFNTRRNLRVHTKLHTKEKAHQCGDCGLKIGDLGALKIHLRTHTGERPYHCTVCGNRFIRLSHLRNHQRTHTGERPYKCNECDKSFTQSGDLVKHKRIHSGEKPFECPECHRCYTSSGDLGKHRRSHTNLRPYTCKECGKSFRLSGHLKTHMLTHTGEKPYSCPNCLRRFARSHHLSGHVAKCR is encoded by the exons ATGAAGATGAAATCTGGTAAGAAGAAAGCGAAGAGAGGAGAGGACCAGCACGATGATATTACCGTTAAAACAGAACGCGAATTAGAACAAGAGAGAGAAGTACAGGAAGACTCTTTTGAAGAATACGCCAATGGAGAAGACcttaatattcaaataaaagaCGAACCCCTTTCACTAGACATCAGTGAGGGTCACAGTGGAGATACATCGAGCAGTTTAGAAACTAAACCTGACACTATTAATGATGGTCACGATCACCAGACAGGCATCAAAGTCGAGAGCGACTCTGACCATCAGCCGGAAGATGAATTAAATGGAGCGACTGTTAAGCAAGAGTCAGAATCGTGGATGAAAGAcgaagcagaggaggaggaggaggaggaagaagaagaagaggaagaggctgGCAACTCCCAAGAGGATTTTGAAGAGGAGGTCTGCACAG AGTCATCATCTCAGTTTTTTCCATGTCCTCACTGCACCGTGTCCTTCACTGACTTGGAGTTCTTGGAAAAACATGTGAAATGGGTCCATCAGAAAGAGTACCTTGCTAATCTTAAGAAATGCCTCCCTAACCACACACTAAGTTTCATTCCTAAACACAACTGCACTATATGCAGCAGCTCCTTTAAATCCAAAGTCCACCTTCGGGTCCACATGCGAGAGGTCCACCCTTCTGCCCCTCCTCGCAGGCTTCACCCATGCCCGACCTGTGCACGCAGCTTCCAGTACCTGAAGAATCTGAAGAATCATTGTCAGCGATGGCACAACATGTCAGTGGTGACTAGAGGAGGTCATCTCAGTTGCGCTGATTGTGGGAAGAGTTTCAAAGCTACCTGGGGTCAAGGACCACACTTGTGTAATGAAGATAACACTGAACCTGAAGATAAGCCCATCTGTCTGGATACTGGTGTACAGTGTCCACAGTGTGGAAAAAAGGTGAGCACACCTCAAAGCCTGGAGGATCACATGCGCACCCACACAGGTGACCGTCCATTTGTCTGCAAGGATTGTGGCAGGAGATTTGTGGAGCGCAGCAGTTGGCGGCAACACATGAAAATACACAGCGGAGAGAAGCCGTTcaaatgtgatgtttgtggcAAGGCCTTTATAAGATCACACCACCTAAAGTGCCACTTAACCACACACTCAGGCAAGAAGGAATATTCCTGTCCCGAATGTGGAAAGGAGTTTGGATTCAAGTCAAGTCTGGATCTTCACGTGAGGACGCATTCAAGCGAGAGGCCTTTCCATTGCATCGTGTGCGGAAAAAACTTTAACACCCGGAGAAACCTGAGAGTTCATACCAAACTTCACACCAAGGAGAAAGCTCACCAGTGTGGGGACTGTGGCCTGAAGATTGGTGATCTCGGGGCTTTAAAAATACACTTGCGTACACACACCGGAGAGAGGCCTTACCACTGCACAGTCTGTGGCAATAGGTTCATCCGCCTTTCTCATCTACGAAATCACCAGCGCACACACACTGGCGAGAGACCTTACAAATGCAATGAGTGTGACAAAAGTTTCACTCAGTCCGGTGACTTGGTGAAGCATAAGAGGATACACTCTGGGGAAAAGCCTTTTGAATGCCCAGAGTGCCACCGCTGCTACACTTCCTCTGGTGACCTGGGCAAACACAGGAGGAGTCACACTAACCTGCGCCCCTACACTTGCAAAGAATGTGGAAAAAGCTTTCGCTTGTCAGGCCACTTGAAAACCCACATGTTAACGCACACAGGGGAGAAGCCATATTCTTGCCCCAACTGCCTGCGTAGGTTTGCTCGCTCTCACCACCTTTCTGGACATGTTGCTAAATGTCGCTGA